One genomic region from Epinephelus moara isolate mb chromosome 8, YSFRI_EMoa_1.0, whole genome shotgun sequence encodes:
- the crybb2 gene encoding beta-crystallin B2, with translation MATDHQNPATKQQQPGTSAFKLVIYEQENFQGRCHELTGPCNNLQEEGVEKVGSILVLCGPWVGYEQASCKGEQYVFEKGEYPRWDSWTNSRRSDTIIAFRPIKVDSQEHKIVLYENPSFAGKKIEIIDDDVPSFHAHGYQEKVSSVRVQSGTWVGYQYPGYRGYQYLFEKGEYKDSTEFGAQIPQIQSVRRIRDMQWHQRGAFHPVN, from the exons ATGGCCACAGACCACCAGAACCCTGCaaccaagcagcagcagccaggcaCCAGTGCATTTAAG CTGGTTATCTATGAGCAGGAAAACTTCCAGGGACGCTGCCATGAGCTGACTGGTCCCTGCAACAACCTCCAGGAAGAAGGCGTGGAGAAAGTGGGCTCCATACTGGTGCTGTGTGGACC ATGGGTGGGATACGAGCAGGCCAGCTGTAAGGGGGAGCAGTATGTGTTTGAGAAGGGGGAGTATCCTCGCTGGGATTCCTGGACCAACAGCAGGCGTAGTGACACCATTATTGCATTCCGCCCGATTAAAGTG GACAGCCAGGAGCACAAGATTGTCCTTTACGAAAACCCCAGCTTTGCAGGGAAGAAGATAGAAATCATAGATGATGATGTCCCTAGTTTTCACGCACATGGCTACCAGGAAAAGGTCTCCTCTGTTCGGGTTCAGAGTGGCAC TTGGGTGGGCTATCAGTATCCAGGCTACAGAGGCTATCAGTACCTGTTTGAAAAGGGGGAGTATAAGGACAGCACTGAGTTCGGAGCCCAGATTCCTCAGATCCAGTCGGTTCGGCGCATCAGAGACATGCAGTGGCATCAGAGGGGTGCTTTTCACCCCGTCAACTAA
- the ctu1 gene encoding cytoplasmic tRNA 2-thiolation protein 1 — protein MPVLCSNCADKRAVLKRPKTGHSLCKECFFWAFEEEVHQTIVAAELFKPGEIVGIAASGGKDSTVLAHVMKVLNERYNYGLELMLLSVDEGISGYRDDSLETVKRNQQQYELPLKIVSYEELYGWTMDAIVKQVGLKNNCTFCGVFRRQALDRGAIMLKVDKICTGHNADDVAETVLMNVLRGDIARLRRCTAISTASEGEGVVPRCKPLKYAYEKEIVLYAYFKKLDYFSTECIYSPNAYRGYARTFLKDLESVRPSSIIDIIHSGENLSVRDGVKMPVQGTCTRCGYISSQALCKSCVLLEGLNRGLPKLGIGKHHRLHDKILSQQPLTEKEERKLKPVDF, from the exons ATGCCTGTCCTGTGCAGTAACTGTGCTGACAAGCGTGCTGTGCTGAAACGTCCAAAAACAGGCCACTCGCTGTGTAAGGAATGCTTCTTCTGGGCCTTTGAAGAGGAGGTCCATCAGACGATTGTGGCAGCAGAGCTGTTTAAACCTGGGGAGATAGTAGGAATTGCTGCCTCAGGTGGAAAGGACTCGACAGTGCTTGCACATGTAATGAAGGTCCTCAATGAGCGATACAACTATGGCCTTGAACTTATGCTTCTCTCAGTGGATGAGGGAATCTCAGGTTACCGAGATGACTCCTTGGAGACCGTAAAGAGGAATCAGCAACAATATGAGCTGCCACTGAAGATTGTCTCGTATGAGGAGCTGTATGGCTGGACTATGGATGCTATAGTGAAGCAGGTGGGACTGAAAAATAATTGCACTTTCTGTGGAGTGTTCAGAAGGCAGGCGCTAGACAGAGGAGCCATCATGCTGAAAGTGGACAAGATATGTACAG GTCACAATGCTGATGATGTGGCAGAGACAGTTTTAATGAACGTCTTGCGAGGGGACATAGCTCGTCTGCGCCGCTGCACTGCCATCTCTACAGCCAGCGAAGGTGAAGGGGTTGTGCCACGCTGCAAGCCCCTCAAATACGCATATGAAAAAGAGATTGTTCTGTATGCTTACTTCAAGAAGTTGGACTACTTCTCCACTGAATGTATATACTCTCCCAATGCTTATCGTGGCTATGCGAGGACCTTTTTAAAGGACCTGGAGAGTGTAAGGCCTAGCTCCATAATTGATATCATCCACTCAGGGGAGAACCTGTCTGTGCGGGATGGGGTGAAGATGCCTGTGCAGGGGACCTGCACCCGATGTGGCTATATCTCTAGCCAGGCTCTGTGCAAGTCCTGTGTGCTGCTGGAGGGGTTGAACCGAGGTCTGCCAAAGCTGGGCATCGGCAAACACCATCGCCTGCATGACAAAATCCTCTCCCAGCAGCCCCTTActgagaaggaggagagaaagctGAAACCAGTGGACTTTTGA
- the LOC126394374 gene encoding mucin-17-like isoform X1: MEDLDALLADLESTTSHISKRPVFLPDETPYSIPTGGHSYQDVSVPPPVPPPPSAEALNGSLIDQPDSHHSSQQSLGSAQKSSWSRDSSSSPLSHIEEDHVYSFPNKQKSSDSSTAALTSAMGSNLSELDRLLLELNAVQQSSPSFPTTEEAAPPLPSCSITHYENGSTPDIMVSPPPQEKPKRNGTRLDEARPTVESLLDELEGSVPSPSSSARHSDLDSSQQQARISASCATRELDELMASLSDFKPSTLGSLLDPAGVSSSSPHPPVSSSVTPVASPFPSLSHPSACASPLFSLPAGLELHIDEDGGDGGTSIPHANRLCPHSPISSLSAASDLDLDSVIEVSSTILSSQTKSLLALSQAASSNSNFMRNSPSPSNTTTTPSLTSVNTVLDHKSSKSPSPSVERVSPSNTVGKFPCASETASKGSASFHDLVLNFSTPPSSKNLTPPFSAQKTPSPIPSAISISPPSAHASSKTSSPSPASPLIGPSPLAFASPSRQLLELAPADQRASPLSVQQPPVVEPSLDEALDKLLEMSFAQNHSAAHVEEPQLKMEAQCLGRGMQEIQEELILPMDRNSMQPDTYTSATNTITDESVDGGTDGNGDLDWADEELSMSFHDGLDGTMTPYTERPYTDGSMTPLTEASWMDESMTPSSCPGTPDVALDLPLMQTPNIDRVSASGHIKSVIRRTKEIPNVHPMFRDGHLRRKMGPIIVNKNTSQDRLIEELQGKFGIGRSERRRKQSDDWLTEGVIVTSKPQRFRADGAGSEVDKIVIPPESPVPVRKVLPPPSPPASRRPPIIEEPRRLLPTQQPPIPTPPPLPPPPSPPPQPPHIQEHVPAAPRQIIKAPPPPAPIQEPPIPKPEPPPCVPKAPTCPPPLEPVTPIAPKVLVSVGCQTEYDPIFPPMQIMAQGKGGVPGGPPTQVNKLDNMLGSLQSDLNKLGVQTVAKGVCGACCKPIVGQVVTAMGRTWHPEHFVCTHCQEEIGSRNFFEREGQPYCETDYHNLFSPRCYYCNGPILDKVVTALDRTWHPEHFFCAQCGSFFGPEGFHEKDGKAYCRKDYFDMFAPKCGGCARAILENYISALNSLWHPECFVCRECFTPFVNGSFFEHDGQPYCEVHYHERRGSLCSGCQKPITGRCITAMSKKFHPEHFVCAFCLKQLNKGTFKEQNDKPYCHGCFVKLFS; this comes from the exons ATGGAGGATTTAG ACGCGTTGCTGGCAGACCTGGAATCTACTACGTCCCACATCTCAAAGCGACCTGTGTTCTTGCCTGACGAGACACCCTACTCCATCCCCACCGGAGGACACTCCTACCAGGATGTGTCAGTTCCACCTCCAGtccctcctccaccctcagCCGAGGCTCTGAACGGGTCCCTGATAGATCAGCCAGACTCCCACCACTCCTCTCAGCAG TCGTTAGGTTCAGCCCAGAAGAGCTCATGGTCCAGAGACAGTAGCAGCTCTCCGTTGTCTCACATTGAAGAGGACCACGTCTACAG TTTTCCCAACAAACAGAAGTCATCAGACTCGTCAACAGCAGCCTTGACCTCTGCCATGGGTAGTAACCTCTCGGAGCTCgacaggctgctgctggaaCTCAATGCAGTGCAACAAAGCTCTCCTTCATTCCCCACTACAG AGGAGGCAGCTCCACCCTTACCATCCTGCAGTATCACCCACTACGAGAATGGCAGCACCCCTGACATTATGGTGAGCCCCCCCCCTCAGGAGAAACCCAAGAGGAATGGAACGAGGCTGGATGAGGCCCGACCCACTGTTGAGAGTCTTCTGGATGAGCTGGAGGGCTCAGTGCCTTCGCCCAG TTCCTCTGCTCGCCACAGCGATTTGGACTCCTCTCAGCAGCAAGCCAGAATTTCAGCTTCCTGTGCAACAAGAGAGCTTGATGAGCTGATGGCCTCTTTGTCTGACTTCAAG CCCAGTACTTTGGGCTCCCTGCTAGACCCAGCAGGAGTGTCCTCCAGCTCACCTCATCCTCCAGTCTCTTCCTCCGTCACCCCAGTGGCTTCTCCTTTTCCTAGTCTGTCCCACCCGTCTGCCTGtgcctctcctcttttctctttgcCTGCTGGTCTAGAGCTGCACATAGATGAGGATGGAGGTGACGGTGGCACGTCGATCCCCCATGCGAACCGTCTCTGTCCCCACAGTCCTATATCCTCACTTTCTGCAGCCAGTGACCTAGACCTGGACTCTGTCATAGAAGTCTCTTCCACCATACTGTCATCCCAAACCAAGTCTCTGTTAGCCCTCTCTCAAGCTGCTTCATCTAACTCCAACTTTATGAGAAATAGCCCAAGTCCCTCCAATACCACCACCACTCCCTCACTCACCTCAGTTAATACTGTCCTGGACCACAAGTCCTCCAAGTCCCCTAGTCCATCTGTAGAACGGGTCTCACCCTCAAATACTGTTGGTAAATTCCCTTGTGCCTCAGAGACTGCGAGCAAGGGTTCTGCTTCTTTTCATGACCTCGTTTTGAATTTCTCCACCCCACCTTCCTCTAAAAACCTCACCCCTCCTTTCTCAGCTCAAAAGACTCCTTCGCCCATCCCTTCTGCCATCTCTATATCTCCACCTTCTGCACATGCTTCTTCAAAAACATCCTCACCATCTCCAGCCTCTCCATTGATTGGCCCCTCTCCCCTGGCCTTCGCGAGCCCTAGTAGACAGCTCTTGGAGTTGGCACCCGCAGACCAAAGAGCCAGCCCCCTAAGTGTACAGCAACCCCCAGTGGTAGAGCCCTCCCTGGACGAGGCACTAGATAAGCTGCTAGAAATGAGTTTTGCACAGAATCACTCAGCAGCACACGTGGAGGAACCACAGCTGAAGATGGAGGCACAGTGTCTAGGTAGGGGAATGCAGGAGATCCAGGAGGAGCTCATTCTGCCCATGGACAGAAACAGTATGCAGCCTGACACTTATACCAGTGCCACCAACACCATCACAGATGAGTCAGTGGACGGAGGCACTGATGGGAATGGAGATTTGGACTGGGCTGACGAGGAGCTGTCCATGTCCTTCCATGATGGACTGGATGGCACCATGACGCCTTACACTGAGAGGCCGTACACAGATGGCAGTATGACCCCGCTGACAGAGGCCAGCTGGATGGATGAGTCCATGACCCCATCTTCATGCCCTGGGACCCCTGATGTTGCCCTGGACCTGCCCCTGATGCAGACTCCAAATATAGACAGAGTCTCTGCTTCCGGACAT ATAAAGTCAGTGATAAGGCGCACTAAGGAGATTCCCAACGTGCACCCCATGTTCCGAGATGGCCACCTGCGCAGGAAGATGGGACCCATCATTGTAAACAAGAACACTTCTCAGGACCGTCTCATAGAGGAGCTTCAGGGCAAGTTTGGGATCGGCCGCTCAGAGCGGCGACGTAAACAGTCTGATGACTGGCTGACAGAGGGTGTCATCGTCACCTCCAAACCCCAACGTTTCCGTGCCGATGGGGCCGGCAGTGAGGTCGACAAG ATCGTAATTCCCCCAGAGTCGCCTGTCCCTGTGAGGAAGGTGctcccacctccctcccccCCCGCCTCTCGTCGTCCCCCTATTATAGAAGAACCTAGGCGACTACTCCCAACACAGCAGCCTCCTATCCCCACACCGCCacctctccctccacctccctctcctcctccacaacCTCCCCACATCCAGGAACATGTTCCCGCTGCGCCTCGGCAGATTATAAAAGCCCCACCTCCACCAGCCCCAATACAGGAACCTCCTATCCCCAAACCAGAGCCCCCTCCCTGTGTTCCCAAAGCCCCAACCTGCCCTCCACCACTGGAGCCAGTGACACCAATTGCACCCAAAGTCCTGGTGTCAGTAGGCTGCCAAACCGAGTATGACCCAATCTTCCCTCCAATGCAG ATTATGGCCCAGGGGAAGGGTGGTGTTCCCGGAGGGCCTCCGACACAGGTCAACAAGCTGGACAACATGCTCGGTAGCCTGCAGTCTGACCTCAACAAACTGGGTGTGCAGACAGTAGCTAAAGGAGTTTGCGGAGCCTGCTGTAAGCCAATTGTCGGACAG GTGGTGACCGCCATGGGCCGCACATGGCACCCCGAACACTTTGTGTGCACACATTGTCAGGAGGAGATTGGCTCCAGGAACTTCTTTGAGCGTGAGGGACAGCCGTACTGTGAGACAGATTACCATAATTTGTTCTCCCCAAGGTGCTACTACTGCAACGGGCCCATACTGGAT AAAGTTGTGACGGCGCTGGACAGGACATGGCATCCTGAACATTTCTTCTGCGCTCAGTGTGGATCCTTCTTTGGCCCAGAGG GCTTTCATGAAAAGGATGGAAAAGCCTATTGCAGGAAGGATTACTTTGACATGTTTGCACCAAAATGTGGCGGCTGTGCCCGAGCCATTTTGGAGAACTACATCTCAGCGCTGAACAGCCTTTGGCATCCTGAGTGTTTTGTTTGCAGG GAGTGCTTCACCCCATTTGTGAACGGAAGCTTCTTTGAGCATGATGGCCAGCCCTACTGTGAAGTGCACTACCACGAGCGTCGTGGCTCCCTCTGCTCCGGCTGTCAGAAGCCCATCACGGGACGCTGCATCACAGCCATGTCCAAGAAGTTCCACCCGGAGCACTTTGTCTGCGCCTTCTGCCTGAAACAACTCAACAAAGGCACCTTTAAAGAACAGAACGACAAACCCTACTGCCACGGCTGCTTCGTCAAGCTGTTCAGttag
- the LOC126394374 gene encoding paxillin-like isoform X3: MEDLDALLADLESTTSHISKRPVFLPDETPYSIPTGGHSYQDVSVPPPVPPPPSAEALNGSLIDQPDSHHSSQQSLGSAQKSSWSRDSSSSPLSHIEEDHVYSFPNKQKSSDSSTAALTSAMGSNLSELDRLLLELNAVQQSSPSFPTTEEAAPPLPSCSITHYENGSTPDIMVSPPPQEKPKRNGTRLDEARPTVESLLDELEGSVPSPSSSARHSDLDSSQQQARISASCATRELDELMASLSDFKIMAQGKGGVPGGPPTQVNKLDNMLGSLQSDLNKLGVQTVAKGVCGACCKPIVGQVVTAMGRTWHPEHFVCTHCQEEIGSRNFFEREGQPYCETDYHNLFSPRCYYCNGPILDKVVTALDRTWHPEHFFCAQCGSFFGPEGFHEKDGKAYCRKDYFDMFAPKCGGCARAILENYISALNSLWHPECFVCRECFTPFVNGSFFEHDGQPYCEVHYHERRGSLCSGCQKPITGRCITAMSKKFHPEHFVCAFCLKQLNKGTFKEQNDKPYCHGCFVKLFS; the protein is encoded by the exons ATGGAGGATTTAG ACGCGTTGCTGGCAGACCTGGAATCTACTACGTCCCACATCTCAAAGCGACCTGTGTTCTTGCCTGACGAGACACCCTACTCCATCCCCACCGGAGGACACTCCTACCAGGATGTGTCAGTTCCACCTCCAGtccctcctccaccctcagCCGAGGCTCTGAACGGGTCCCTGATAGATCAGCCAGACTCCCACCACTCCTCTCAGCAG TCGTTAGGTTCAGCCCAGAAGAGCTCATGGTCCAGAGACAGTAGCAGCTCTCCGTTGTCTCACATTGAAGAGGACCACGTCTACAG TTTTCCCAACAAACAGAAGTCATCAGACTCGTCAACAGCAGCCTTGACCTCTGCCATGGGTAGTAACCTCTCGGAGCTCgacaggctgctgctggaaCTCAATGCAGTGCAACAAAGCTCTCCTTCATTCCCCACTACAG AGGAGGCAGCTCCACCCTTACCATCCTGCAGTATCACCCACTACGAGAATGGCAGCACCCCTGACATTATGGTGAGCCCCCCCCCTCAGGAGAAACCCAAGAGGAATGGAACGAGGCTGGATGAGGCCCGACCCACTGTTGAGAGTCTTCTGGATGAGCTGGAGGGCTCAGTGCCTTCGCCCAG TTCCTCTGCTCGCCACAGCGATTTGGACTCCTCTCAGCAGCAAGCCAGAATTTCAGCTTCCTGTGCAACAAGAGAGCTTGATGAGCTGATGGCCTCTTTGTCTGACTTCAAG ATTATGGCCCAGGGGAAGGGTGGTGTTCCCGGAGGGCCTCCGACACAGGTCAACAAGCTGGACAACATGCTCGGTAGCCTGCAGTCTGACCTCAACAAACTGGGTGTGCAGACAGTAGCTAAAGGAGTTTGCGGAGCCTGCTGTAAGCCAATTGTCGGACAG GTGGTGACCGCCATGGGCCGCACATGGCACCCCGAACACTTTGTGTGCACACATTGTCAGGAGGAGATTGGCTCCAGGAACTTCTTTGAGCGTGAGGGACAGCCGTACTGTGAGACAGATTACCATAATTTGTTCTCCCCAAGGTGCTACTACTGCAACGGGCCCATACTGGAT AAAGTTGTGACGGCGCTGGACAGGACATGGCATCCTGAACATTTCTTCTGCGCTCAGTGTGGATCCTTCTTTGGCCCAGAGG GCTTTCATGAAAAGGATGGAAAAGCCTATTGCAGGAAGGATTACTTTGACATGTTTGCACCAAAATGTGGCGGCTGTGCCCGAGCCATTTTGGAGAACTACATCTCAGCGCTGAACAGCCTTTGGCATCCTGAGTGTTTTGTTTGCAGG GAGTGCTTCACCCCATTTGTGAACGGAAGCTTCTTTGAGCATGATGGCCAGCCCTACTGTGAAGTGCACTACCACGAGCGTCGTGGCTCCCTCTGCTCCGGCTGTCAGAAGCCCATCACGGGACGCTGCATCACAGCCATGTCCAAGAAGTTCCACCCGGAGCACTTTGTCTGCGCCTTCTGCCTGAAACAACTCAACAAAGGCACCTTTAAAGAACAGAACGACAAACCCTACTGCCACGGCTGCTTCGTCAAGCTGTTCAGttag
- the LOC126394374 gene encoding uncharacterized protein LOC126394374 isoform X2, with protein sequence MEDLDALLADLESTTSHISKRPVFLPDETPYSIPTGGHSYQDVSVPPPVPPPPSAEALNGSLIDQPDSHHSSQQSLGSAQKSSWSRDSSSSPLSHIEEDHVYSFPNKQKSSDSSTAALTSAMGSNLSELDRLLLELNAVQQSSPSFPTTEEAAPPLPSCSITHYENGSTPDIMVSPPPQEKPKRNGTRLDEARPTVESLLDELEGSVPSPSSSARHSDLDSSQQQARISASCATRELDELMASLSDFKPSTLGSLLDPAGVSSSSPHPPVSSSVTPVASPFPSLSHPSACASPLFSLPAGLELHIDEDGGDGGTSIPHANRLCPHSPISSLSAASDLDLDSVIEVSSTILSSQTKSLLALSQAASSNSNFMRNSPSPSNTTTTPSLTSVNTVLDHKSSKSPSPSVERVSPSNTVGKFPCASETASKGSASFHDLVLNFSTPPSSKNLTPPFSAQKTPSPIPSAISISPPSAHASSKTSSPSPASPLIGPSPLAFASPSRQLLELAPADQRASPLSVQQPPVVEPSLDEALDKLLEMSFAQNHSAAHVEEPQLKMEAQCLGRGMQEIQEELILPMDRNSMQPDTYTSATNTITDESVDGGTDGNGDLDWADEELSMSFHDGLDGTMTPYTERPYTDGSMTPLTEASWMDESMTPSSCPGTPDVALDLPLMQTPNIDRVSASGHIKSVIRRTKEIPNVHPMFRDGHLRRKMGPIIVNKNTSQDRLIEELQGKFGIGRSERRRKQSDDWLTEGVIVTSKPQRFRADGAGSEVDKVGFSVLSSFSQIFLFLINSPLCFYTLCCLCSLPSFCFSLLF encoded by the exons ATGGAGGATTTAG ACGCGTTGCTGGCAGACCTGGAATCTACTACGTCCCACATCTCAAAGCGACCTGTGTTCTTGCCTGACGAGACACCCTACTCCATCCCCACCGGAGGACACTCCTACCAGGATGTGTCAGTTCCACCTCCAGtccctcctccaccctcagCCGAGGCTCTGAACGGGTCCCTGATAGATCAGCCAGACTCCCACCACTCCTCTCAGCAG TCGTTAGGTTCAGCCCAGAAGAGCTCATGGTCCAGAGACAGTAGCAGCTCTCCGTTGTCTCACATTGAAGAGGACCACGTCTACAG TTTTCCCAACAAACAGAAGTCATCAGACTCGTCAACAGCAGCCTTGACCTCTGCCATGGGTAGTAACCTCTCGGAGCTCgacaggctgctgctggaaCTCAATGCAGTGCAACAAAGCTCTCCTTCATTCCCCACTACAG AGGAGGCAGCTCCACCCTTACCATCCTGCAGTATCACCCACTACGAGAATGGCAGCACCCCTGACATTATGGTGAGCCCCCCCCCTCAGGAGAAACCCAAGAGGAATGGAACGAGGCTGGATGAGGCCCGACCCACTGTTGAGAGTCTTCTGGATGAGCTGGAGGGCTCAGTGCCTTCGCCCAG TTCCTCTGCTCGCCACAGCGATTTGGACTCCTCTCAGCAGCAAGCCAGAATTTCAGCTTCCTGTGCAACAAGAGAGCTTGATGAGCTGATGGCCTCTTTGTCTGACTTCAAG CCCAGTACTTTGGGCTCCCTGCTAGACCCAGCAGGAGTGTCCTCCAGCTCACCTCATCCTCCAGTCTCTTCCTCCGTCACCCCAGTGGCTTCTCCTTTTCCTAGTCTGTCCCACCCGTCTGCCTGtgcctctcctcttttctctttgcCTGCTGGTCTAGAGCTGCACATAGATGAGGATGGAGGTGACGGTGGCACGTCGATCCCCCATGCGAACCGTCTCTGTCCCCACAGTCCTATATCCTCACTTTCTGCAGCCAGTGACCTAGACCTGGACTCTGTCATAGAAGTCTCTTCCACCATACTGTCATCCCAAACCAAGTCTCTGTTAGCCCTCTCTCAAGCTGCTTCATCTAACTCCAACTTTATGAGAAATAGCCCAAGTCCCTCCAATACCACCACCACTCCCTCACTCACCTCAGTTAATACTGTCCTGGACCACAAGTCCTCCAAGTCCCCTAGTCCATCTGTAGAACGGGTCTCACCCTCAAATACTGTTGGTAAATTCCCTTGTGCCTCAGAGACTGCGAGCAAGGGTTCTGCTTCTTTTCATGACCTCGTTTTGAATTTCTCCACCCCACCTTCCTCTAAAAACCTCACCCCTCCTTTCTCAGCTCAAAAGACTCCTTCGCCCATCCCTTCTGCCATCTCTATATCTCCACCTTCTGCACATGCTTCTTCAAAAACATCCTCACCATCTCCAGCCTCTCCATTGATTGGCCCCTCTCCCCTGGCCTTCGCGAGCCCTAGTAGACAGCTCTTGGAGTTGGCACCCGCAGACCAAAGAGCCAGCCCCCTAAGTGTACAGCAACCCCCAGTGGTAGAGCCCTCCCTGGACGAGGCACTAGATAAGCTGCTAGAAATGAGTTTTGCACAGAATCACTCAGCAGCACACGTGGAGGAACCACAGCTGAAGATGGAGGCACAGTGTCTAGGTAGGGGAATGCAGGAGATCCAGGAGGAGCTCATTCTGCCCATGGACAGAAACAGTATGCAGCCTGACACTTATACCAGTGCCACCAACACCATCACAGATGAGTCAGTGGACGGAGGCACTGATGGGAATGGAGATTTGGACTGGGCTGACGAGGAGCTGTCCATGTCCTTCCATGATGGACTGGATGGCACCATGACGCCTTACACTGAGAGGCCGTACACAGATGGCAGTATGACCCCGCTGACAGAGGCCAGCTGGATGGATGAGTCCATGACCCCATCTTCATGCCCTGGGACCCCTGATGTTGCCCTGGACCTGCCCCTGATGCAGACTCCAAATATAGACAGAGTCTCTGCTTCCGGACAT ATAAAGTCAGTGATAAGGCGCACTAAGGAGATTCCCAACGTGCACCCCATGTTCCGAGATGGCCACCTGCGCAGGAAGATGGGACCCATCATTGTAAACAAGAACACTTCTCAGGACCGTCTCATAGAGGAGCTTCAGGGCAAGTTTGGGATCGGCCGCTCAGAGCGGCGACGTAAACAGTCTGATGACTGGCTGACAGAGGGTGTCATCGTCACCTCCAAACCCCAACGTTTCCGTGCCGATGGGGCCGGCAGTGAGGTCGACAAGGTTGGCTTCAGTGTGCTCAGCAGTTTTTCCCaaatatttcttttcctaattAATTCACCTTTATGTTTCTACACACTTTGCTGTCTGTGTTCCCTtccttctttctgtttttctctcctcttttag
- the rnf181 gene encoding E3 ubiquitin-protein ligase RNF181: protein MASYFDEHDCEPTNPEEQYRQNALLELARSLMQGLDLLDSGAFDLSDWDQRLPPPAAKTAVQTLTVVIISPEQADKGLKCPVCLLEFEEQETVREMPCKHLFHSGCILPWLGKTNSCPLCRLELPTDNPEYEEFKKDKERRRQREHRLEDLHGSMYT from the exons ATGGCATCTTACTTTGATGAACATGACTGTGAGCCCACCAACCCTGAGGAACAGTATCGCCAGAATGCACTTCTTGAATTGGCCAG GTCTTTAATGCAGGGCTTGGACTTACTTGACTCAGGGGCGTTTGACTTGTCAGACTGGGACCAGcgtcttcctcctccagctgccaAAACTGCTGTTCAGACCCTTACCGTGGTCATCATTTCTCCAGAGCAAGCAG acaaaGGTCTCAAGTGTCCCGTGTGTTTGCTGGAGTTCGAGGAACAAGAGACGGTTCGAGAAATGCCTTGCAAACACCTTTTCCACTCAGGATGTATACTGCCCTGGCTGGGCAAG ACTAACTCCTGTCCACTCTGCCGACTTGAATTACCGACCGACAATCCAGAGTATGAGGAGTTTAAAAAAGACAAG gagagaagaagacagagagagcacagGCTGGAAGACCTACATGGATCCATGTACACATGA